A segment of the Anomalospiza imberbis isolate Cuckoo-Finch-1a 21T00152 chromosome 16, ASM3175350v1, whole genome shotgun sequence genome:
ACTAGTGTTTCCTATATGAaagaatacatttattttatttgcattccTTTTGAGCtgtttttcagtaaaataaGAGATGACTCCTTTCACACCCTGCTTCCAGCCTTTGAAGAAAAATCTTGTATCCAGACCATGCAGCAATTGCACCACCTGATGGACCTATCAATGGAATCCCAAATATCCTGCAGATTTTTCACAACAGCAGGTCAGAACTCAGCTCCAATTATCAGCCTGATGAGCCATGGCTTCAGCAAATTTTTGAGTTAAACTCAAGAACAGAAGTGTATGTACACAACAGCATGGAGTAGATGCTGCTTATATTCTTGGTGACCTGCTGGTCATTCCAGTTGGCAATTGTCTGACACAAAGGTaaagcacagcacacacagtCTCCCACATTTTTCATATGGATTTGGAAAATGTTTAGAACTGTCTGTGACTACTGTTGGAAaactaattttctttgtttcaggATCTTTTTTCAGCATAGGTAAACTACAGTAACATTTAGGAAATGcattcagttttatttaaaatgttcttaCCAGCAAATTTATGTGCTAAGATTTGATCTTGTTattgtttctatttttctctGTGGATCAGGGTGGACCATTATAAATATGTCAGAATTCCGAACTGAACTGCTGGTCTTGGGGCCTCTGAGGATCCTTCTAACTTCAAAAAAAGTACTTTAAACCCCAACTTCAGGACCTTGCTTTAAAATGGGTTCAGAGGTGAAATTTTCACTACAAAAATGGTGAAAACTTTGGGATTTGGTCCTTTAAGAAGGGTAGCACTGACTCACTCATTAATTGATAGCCTACATCTACATTTTTAGCTATGCTTGCTTTTGCTTCCTCTTTCACATTGTGTGACTTTCTGAACTGACTGGAAACTGACAATCATCTGCTTCCTGACTAATGCAAATTCAAAACTCTCTGGCACTTTTTAAAACTGCAATCATTAAAACTCTTGGCTAGAGAggtcatattaaaaaaaaaaaaaaaaaaagaagaaagaaagaaagtatctgtattttaaaagaccTCTCTAAAAAAAGagtgaacaaaaatatttggctAATGACAATCAAAAGCCAATCTATAGCAGGAAAGGAGGCAAGACAAAGTGGATGAGTGCATACAAATTTCTCTAATAAAATGTTCAATAGGACTCATAATTTAATGAGACATTCTCAGCCTCTTAAATGTCACCTCTTGCCCAGAAGATGGAGCATTATGCTAAAATATTATGAATCAAAAAGCATAAGTGGCTCAGCCGAAGTATAATGGTACCCCAACAGACCTTTGGCAGTTTCACTTCTGCTGAAGTGAGTGCAGCCTGTGGGACAAATACAGCACCTCAGTGCTCTGGGAGAAAAGAGGAGGCCTGGAAGTGCTCAGTCTGCTCAGTCCACTGTCACACCTCATCCTTCCAGCCAATTTCTGCCACTGTGGAGTGGGCAGAGTGCTGGGCCAAACTTCTTTTCTGGTTCTTCCTACAGCTGCCCAGCAAATGCTGCCCACTTACGGGGATCTGATCACTCTAGCAGGTAATGAAGCACCTCCAGTGAGAACCCAAAGCACTCCTATCACCTCTCCAGAGCTTCTGGGGGCAGATTCAGAACACAATGGTCTCAGCAGGCATCAAACCTCATTTGGAGCAGAgcttctggttttctttcctttcaaagGCATCTAATATATACATGCAATCAGTGCTTTAAGAACTGACCCTACATGAACAAAATTGAAATAATCAGGACATTCCCTGCAAAAACTGCACTACTACTCTGAACTTAATTGCTAAGGGAGACAGAAGCAAAGTCTGACCTCAGGTCGGGACACTGAGGAGACACAAGTGCTTTTACCTCCCTCCAGAGGACAGAGACGAGGAAATGACCACGCAAAGATGACAAGTCAACCCAACTTCTACTGATACATGCTTATaaaatctgtttgtttttttttaaatctttaaaacaCCCATTTAAATAATGTTGTTTAATGGCCACTGAGGAAAAGTACACGAGATTTTGCACTGCAAATAGAATTGCACCTTCCACGGCCAAAGCCTGCAGTGTGCACTTTTTAAAGTGTGCACACTGCAGGATGCTCAGGACTGGATGGGAAGTTGAGCTTTTTGAAGACCTTGCCAAGGGAAAGGAACAGCGACAAGCTGGGCTCTGACGGAGGCTCCTCTTTGGCCACCAGGAGGCTCCATTGGAACGGGATTGGGAcagtaaaacatttttctacAGAAGTGAGGCACGCCAGGAGACACCACCGTCAGAAATAAACACACAGAAACCCCTAGCCCCAAAACCTTTTCCAGCCATACTTCTCCTTTTATcgtctttttcctctgctttgtcttttccttccttttcctctctccccttccAAATCTGTCAGGCCCAATATTGtgcaaaaatattatttggcAAAAGGATTTAAACTTTTACCCTAAGAGCTTTTAGGCTTTTAATTTCCAAAGCATATTTAAGTCTTCAATACTGATACTTTAAGATTTCTATgctaaacagaaaacaaaaatgtctaaagtaatattaaaaaaacctctcaaTATGGCACATTTTTTACTTCTTGCTGATAATACACAAAGAAAATTGAGTCAGTGAATCAGTGCACACATCATATTCCTACACCTTCCTTTGTAACAATATTTGCCTGCTtggtttaaattaaattttctgaaCTTCAGCATTTATGACAGCACCACAAGCTTTGTTAGAAAGTTTCACTTTTGCAGGTTTTTGAAGAGAAATGAACAAAAGCTTTCTTCTCAAGCAGCAGCAGTAAAACAGACCAAAACCTGCACCATATGATATAGTTTGGGTATCACTGGCATTGTTTCATACTTGCTGACATTTATCACAGCAGTTTCATTTCATTAAGGCACCTGCAGTTTTACTCATCTGTGCAATGTAAACCTGTCTTAAAAACTTTAAGTAAATAAGTACATGCACAGCTTTTTGACATTATGGCTAAATTTTTTTTGGAAGGATtagaaagaacattttccttcagaaattcAGTTAGTGCAGTAGTGAGCCAAGATAAacaaatgggaatgggaatttcTTCAGCCCTCCTTTTGATAGCACAAGGTGATGCTAAGTTACTACTGCCAGTGTGTCAGGAGCGTTTGCTACCTCGGGCAAACCCAACTGGACAGACAGAAACCAAAGGTGAACAAGATGCTGAATATGAATTCATGAATGTCAGGAAGTCTGAGCCAGTGCTCTTAGTCTGGAAACTGTACAGACAGCAGCAATTCAGCTTATAGATTTAAATGAAGATTTCTAGATTTAAATTAGGCTAAATTAGTATGACTATAAAGTAGTGTGAGTGGTTTATTTTTGTTGGTGCACCAACAACTGGTTTTGTCCCGGTGCCTAGACTTTCAGGCAATAGCCAGCCAGTCTGCTCCAGGTATCCACATCTTGCCAAGGATCCTTCTTTGTGCAGTGTTTCCTGAAGGGTTCAAAGACCCTCCTCAGAATCTCAAAACTAAAACAGGCTCGTGACAAAGTCCAAGGGGGATTGGACTGTCATGGACCCTTACAGAAACTGATCCAAACTGCTTCCCTATGCAGTTATCACCTGTGTCTGTTCCATTAAAACCTTTGTAGTAATTCTACTTCAGTCTGGAAGAAAACAGGCAAATAAAGGCTTTGCTACTTCCAGTGCCTTGCTGTTTATCACAGGTTATCATCCCCAAAAAAGTTACTTTGTTACATTTGGATATTATAGACCATTTGGTAATAATGCAATCTGTAACTGCTTAAAACCCTTTAGGACACTCAGAGTACCTTAGCAATGTCTGCTACTGCTGCTAAGTACTAGACTTACTTGCAGTGAGTTTCATGTCAAAGCAGACAGTGTTAACTTCATGTTTCTTACTTGTTACAGTCTGTTATGTTACTCCATTAATTCTGTGAGCTTGATTCTACAGCCTTGAAAAACAGAAGACTTCTtcttaaaactattttaaaactttacttccacatttcattttctttcatcttaTTACTTCAGAGGGGATTATTGCAcatataaaagaaataaaaatataataaagttTTCagcttcattattttatttcaatgatTTTAGGATTCTTAGCTGTCTTTAGTGTTTGGAAAGACAGTGGCTAATCTTATTCCTGTCTTTAGGAATTACAGgaagaattcttttctttggTCTGTTTAGTTAAATGGCACAAACTTCCACGATGCTGAAGATAAGGACAGAACAAGTCAAGCAGTCCCTCCATTATTTTAAACACATTAAGAACCATATAAAATTAACTGTTGATGTAGCTGGGTAAAAAACTAGTTAATGTCTAAGCAGCACAGATCCTATCACCTACAATACTTTTCAAAGATACAGTATAGCAAAGGAATGTCCATCTCTTGTTCTGAACagcataaataaaaacaaacctttttttaaaaaattatttgacatAAATATTATAGATTATTTTTCCAAGATTGTTTCCTGTGCTGCAGATGATTACTTGCTGGGTGAAAAACATAAAGGTAGGTTCACAGCCAATagtgaatattttaataattggGACTTTTCCCTTTTATTCATTATGATTACAAAGGAGAATTTTTATGGGGTttgggaaattatttctgtggaGTTGGAGGAGTGTTTTGAATGGATCTGTACAAACTCAAGTGTGCTCTGTGATTTGCAAATCCAAAGCTTGGACCAGAGCAGATACAGAAGGCACTGGCTTGTTTCTCACATTATTTGCTCATATGGTCAAGGCACTCAACCTCATCTTAAAATATATGACTGTTTCTGCAAatgatggaaaataaaaaaaaaccttatagGTAATAACTCCTCAGAGCATCAGTGGATCTTGCATTACTCAAGACGTTCTTTTGACACCACACATTTAAAAGTTCAATACACTAATATTTTCTCTGCTTACCCTGAAAGGTCTTCAACAAAGGACAAAATAATCAGCTTCTGGTTCTACTACAGGCAGGAAGAATTTAATTTCACCTGTTCACACAAATACTCAACTATTTCTCATCCAACATTGTGTAAATATATCCCAAGCTTAAAGACAAGGTCAGATTACTAAATGTATTGAGTTTGCTAATACAGTACAAGAATTTGTATTAACTTTATTTTCATGTACATTTTCAGAATATATAGAGTATAGAAAATGGTATATTTTAAAGGCATATAaggtagaaaaaaaaccctaaaatatgTTTGTCCTGCTCAAACTCTAGTTCTACCAAGTGATTTGGTATTTGTTCACTTGTTGTGCAGAACATTCCTATCTCTTCTGTGTGGCAGCATGCATGTGCCAGTGTTTGTACACAAGTGGAGGTGTTGTGCATCAGAGTGTTTGTTGTGTGTGTTTATTAAAGGGACAGAGCTTTTACTGTGGAACTAAACTGTGTTCATCTATATCtacatctttattttaaatatttgctcTACAAATGACCTGACCATTATCAAGGCAAGAAACTGAAGCATCTCTGCAAGTCAGTGGCATAAAAGCTTCAGGACTCTCATCTAGTATTTGCTTAAAAATTTCCCTTATTGTTTCATGTTTTAATAAATGGAGCAAAATGCCTAGCTAACAGTCTATCTACTTTCATTCTTAAACCTGCATCTATTTATTTAAGACAAATTCTGCTTGCTAGCAAAAACTCGGGTTTTGAATCTGAAATGTATTCAGCAAATTATAgaaacacttttttaaaaagtagggTAATAATTCTTGAAATTCAGAGCACTCCCactaagagggaaaaaaacctgactAAATACTAGCATGATGCTAGACTGGGGAGAATCCCTTTTCTTCAAACTGATGTGGGTTTTTaactattattattacttttacTGTGATGTCCTGCTTGCTCATTTAATGAGCTCATGTCCTGCTTTTTTAACAGTCTTATTGGGATTTCTTTGCTCCCAAAAGACAAGCAGCACATGCCAAAGCATTATAGGATGTTGAGGGAATGAAGATGAACTACATGACCTGTCACTTATGCTAGAGACAGATCCTAAAAAGCTATGCACCTGAACTTTTACTTTGTGATAAATCAAGGATAAATCTTAAGAAATCAGATATAATTTCATTATCTGATGTCTAATGTAGTAATTATTAACTTCAGTAGAGCTACACTGCCTTATGATACTGAACTTGATCTCCTTTAAGTGCAATACCTCATTCAAAACCTGTTTACTTTTATACTGCCTGTCTATTGGACCAGCTGTAGtgaatatgaaataaataaacaattAGAGCTTTTCAGAAGTCAAATCTGTACTTAAGCATCAAAGCTGTGACTAACCAGGACAGGCTGCTTCATTCATTCTTCACACTGATCTCCAAAATCACCATCAGCAAATCCAGTATTACACTACTGAGCAGTTAAGCCTGGTATTAGAGCAAAGATTTAGCTcataaaattactgaaaaagaaaaaccaccaaATCATTTTATCTTGAAACCTGTCCTGGAATTCTTAAGCATAGTAGGTGCACTCTGATTTGTTTAGTAGCAGTGTTTAGTTCCAGTAAAAACCACAAAGgaatttaaaatgaatttttaaaggCCAATTTCTTAATGGGCAGACTCAGGGAATGCTTTTGTACAGGACACATTAACCATGAAATCACTACATGATAAAAGCCCAGTATAATAAACATGTTGAGTTAGGCTGTAAAAACCTAAATTTGGCATTGCTTGATCACTAGTCTGCTTAGAAATCTGCAGATGTAGGCCCAGTAATGCTTTTctgtttcccttttctccctcccaGGAAGGCTGCCCAAGGCTAAGCTGAAGGGATTCAGGACTGGGGTGAGGAGTTCCTcactgccccagctgtgctgggcccAGTCTGAACAGGGAATTGGCTGATAAGTGCTCCCACCAGAGGCTCTGTGTGCTTAAAttaaatgtgaaagaaaatcaAGAGAAACATTTGCTGGAGTACAAAGAGGACTTGTTTACTTTTGCAAAGCAAGTGGTTTTAATAAAAACTTGATGACACTTACTGCACATTATAAAGAGCAGAACACTGGTCCTGCGCCAGGGCAGACGCTCTGAGTGCAGCTTTGGGCTTTAgaattgtttgctttttcatcATCATCTGGGCCTCATTTTTTTATACAACCTTATATTTAACATATTTCAAAGGGATATATCTGGTCCAGGAATATAGTTAGTATATTGATTACAAATTAATTTGTACGGGCTTTATTTGTAATCTACTAGAGGCCAAGAACTGTTAATGTCTAATAAAGGAAAACCATTTTTGATGATGAAATATGTAAAAGAAACAACTTGGCTCTGTCTTGCTCCGACCCCTGACCTGGAGGTGCCAGGCATTTCATTTCAcctgccttctttttttttttttaattctgtttcatATCAAGAACACAGTACATTTTTAGAGAAACAATACCTTTACTACAAAACCATGTAAATGATTATATACAAAATGGTTACTGGAATTTGGTTTTGTACTGCAGTGACAGAAGTAACTAGGTGCTGACATTTATTTACGCTTCCTTAATACTAAGTACATCACTCCACTGATCAGGGTAAAGGCAAAGGCAATCCAGGCTAAGACAAAGGAATAGCCATATTGGCCTCTGGAAACTTCCATTACATATCCACGGCTCTGGTGCAGTTCTTCATGCCTGTCTGTGTAAATGGAAGCTGCAATCATAACACACAGACctgcaggagaaagaaaataataaaggtCAGCATCTTAAAACATTATCAGTACACACATCTATTCTGTCAGCTGCTTCCACCAATGTCCTTTCTTTGCAGACGCTCATTTTCCATTCTCAAACTAACCTGGAAGCTTTTCAAGAcatattttcagtttatttgGCAGGCTTTAAATTTGAAGTGCTGTTGTGTATCTATGTCATTTACAGTGAACAGAAAATGATTCTGAACATCTGGGTAGTTTTTAagactgacaaaaaaaaagaagtgagtGCTTGCCTGTAACAGTTAGAGAGTTATTCAGTGTGTTCAAGAAGTTCAGAATCTCAAATTCTTTCCCTTCAAAAGTTTAAATTACTTTATCCTGAGGAGAGATGGCATCTATGTTTCAACTGCCTATATATTACAGAATGGTACAGCTCACTGTTTAAACAATTATGAAGGATAAATTATGGCTTCAAGAGCACTACAGAGTTCTCATGCAGCTCGTTCTTTATGAAaccttttcctgctttcctaTTTTCACAAAAATATCATTAAAGTCAAAAGCATTGAAAAATCACTCACATGACAGGAGCTGGATAACAGAGGTTAACACAAATCTTTCTCCTTGCTTTAGACGGAAGAGTTGAAGAATGAAAACCAGAAATGCCACACAGCAGAAAATCGTAGACAGGATCATGGTGGCCTGAACAGCCTGAATTGATTGATACTCTGCAAAAACAAAGTAGCCTTGATTACAAATCGTTTCTCTCTTTGCCTTCTCCTGCAAGGAGTAAAGGGGCAGAGCTGTGTTCTGTAAGTAGGAGCTCAGCAGATGCAGCAAAGCAGTTGTGTGTGCATTGCAGAGGCTGATTCTCCTCTGCTTCCTTGGTATTAATACAGCCATTGGCTTAAAGACTTCTAGAAGCTTCTCATCAAACTGAGTGAAAACACGGAAGAGACTTCTGCCACACCTCACCCTTTGCTGCTATCAATGTCCTAGAAGCACAGTGAAACTGCCAGCTGTCCCAAACAGCTTCCAGATGCAGACCCCAGCTGCCCACCAGACCTGGAGACAGCTGTGTTCAGGAAGGTGAAACCAGACAGGATACCCACCATTGGCACTAAAGATTCCTCTCATTCAGCATTTTCATCCTGTCCATTACTTCCCTGTCACTGGGAGCTAAAGTAACCAATACCTTTCTAACCAcatgcagctgctctgtgtaAATCTGCAGCCCCGCTGTAGCCAAGCTGGGCCACCCAGCCGAGTTCCCGTGGCCCCtcttctccagcacagccacgctgcaggcaggagctctgagcagcagacACACTTCAGCCATCCCTCATCTCCCCAGGGTAGGCACCTGACTGCAGTGACACACAGTAATACCAAGAACAAATGCACACCCTTAAATCCGGCTTAGTTGAGATAGCCTGTGTGGAGTGCATCAGCTCGCTGCACGTTACAGGCCCTAAACTAACCTGATgctaggaaaacaaaattacttCATGGGTACACAGTTCTTCAAATTATTTACCTCTTGAATGTACTCACAGATTTAAAGCTGGGAAATAAACAGAACATTTGAGAATACTTTCTATTTTTGTAAAGCAGGATACTACTCTAGACTGAATATTAGGACTTCCTTGTTAAAACTCCAGCTTGTGTTTTCTTCTACTTTTTCCCCCATTCTTGTACACAGTCAGTATTTTTAGGTTCTTCTCTGCAAGTTCAGTTCTGAGGCAAATTCTATCACTTCAGATGACTTCACtgtttttatctatttttttaaggACTTGTTAGCAGTCATTGTTAGTAGTTTGTGTTTACTCTCTTGCACTGGTCTCCTAAGTGCACatgacagctccttctgctttcctctcACAGAACTGTTAGAACAGTTGCCTTTCCAAAATGAAAAACCAATATTAAAGTTTTTAGAAGACCTGCCTCGTTAGCATATGAAGATTCCTGAAGAACTATAAAACTTGTCCCTGTAAATTTCATAGCAATTTCATCAGATCTGCTGAAGGAACATAGACACAGGCATGGAGGGACACTCACCATTGAACTCATCAGTGATAGCCATACAGGTGCTCGTATTCGTGGCACACACTCTCCAGACATCTGTAGAGAAGTTATCTCCCACCCACCAGGCCTGCAAAATAAAAGTAAAGGGCTCttacagggagaaaaaacaaacaaaacccacaaaactacTTTGTTGTCCAAGTGTCTACTGATCAGATACATCAGCTGTAAcaattttctgttcatttttgaTACTCAACCACTCAAATGAAATGTGAGATCTCATGGCATTTCAGAATAAAGGGTATATAATTATCCACAGGTCATTCTCATTTTAGACCTCTGTGAAGTAGGTAAGGGCATCTTAAACATCCCAAAGCACAGGAGATTTCCACTGTTTGGGCAGAAATTGTGTGCAGTCAGTGATTACGCCCTCCTAGAGACACCTAGACAAGATGTGCTTTGTTCACGCAGACCCTGTTTAGGATGCACACCTCTCTGAAGGAA
Coding sequences within it:
- the EMP2 gene encoding epithelial membrane protein 2, whose amino-acid sequence is MLILLAFIIVFHITSAALLFISTIDNAWWVGDNFSTDVWRVCATNTSTCMAITDEFNEYQSIQAVQATMILSTIFCCVAFLVFILQLFRLKQGERFVLTSVIQLLSCLCVMIAASIYTDRHEELHQSRGYVMEVSRGQYGYSFVLAWIAFAFTLISGVMYLVLRKRK